The genomic DNA TCGTCAGCGGCGAGTACCGGCCCGCCGACGCGCACTTCCGGCACGTGCGGACGGCCTTGGTCTTGTCGTCGAGCTGGTAGCCGGCGAACAGTTCTCGCAGGCGCTCGCGGGCCCCGGGCGCGGTCTGCTCGGAGATGCGGATGCGCGAGGCCCGCCGCGCGATGTCGACGAACTGGTCCGGTGAGCGCGGCTCCTCGTCGTCGCCGTCGACGATGCGGAACCGCCCGGGGCGGGCGCCGGCGTCCGTCTCCTTCAGCTGGAGCCGGGCCCGAAGGACCCGGTTCCCGTCACGGTAGACGGCGACCGTGAAGTCGTCCTCGTCCCGCTGGTGGCAGAACAGCGTATCCACCGACGCGACCTGCTGTGACACGGATAGCGGTAGGGGAAGGGGGGATTTCAGCGTTCGGAGTCCGCCTACCACATGGGAGTCTCTGTCAGGATCGCCCGAAAGCCACACCCCAGAACTCTGTCGAAGGCGCGCCCGCATGGCTCGTCCCACCGAGCGCCGTCCACCAGAAACGACGGTGTGTGCTCACTCGTCCAGCAGGTCGATGCTGTCGTCGCCGGTCGGGACCGCACAGATGAACGCCCCCTCCTCGTCACCCTCGTTGCGGTACCAGTGGACAGTTCCCGCGGGGATGAGCAGCGAGTCACCGGCGCGTACGACGTGCTCCTCGTCACCGAGGCCGACGACGTACTCGCCCGCGAGGACGTACTGCTCGTGTTCGATATCGTTGGTGTGCTTCGGGACCTCGGCGCCCGGCGCGAGCGTGAACCGGCGGATGGCGAGGTTCGGCGCGCCGTCACCCTCACCGACGAGGACACCCTTGGACATCCCCTCGGCGGCAGCCACGTCCTCGTACTCGACCTCCTCGGCGCGGCGGAGCAGCGGCCGCGGCCCGGAATCGGTATCGCTCATGCCCGCCCCTCCAGCCGCCATCGACATGAGCCCTTCTCCGAGATAAAATAACACAACCCGAACCGAATTGGATCCAGAATAGCCCATACAACCATAACTTTTCGGTACTGATTGATATTTACCACTATTACGGACCTATTTAGGACAGTAGTCCAAGTGTGGGAGCATGGCAGCGAACAGCGTGGATTCGGACCGGATGGCGCCGCCGCCCGACAACTCACCCGTCGCAGAGGTCACACCCGCGCCCCCGGACGGCGTCTCGGTGACCCTGTGGCTCCGCGGGTCCGCCCCGAGCGTCGCCCGCGAGCGCCAGAACCGCATCGAGGCCCGTGTCGCCGCGTTCGACGACGCGGGCGTGCCGACGGCGGTCGAGGAGTGGCCCGACACGGTGACCGATCCCTCGACGGACCGCCAGCGG from Haloglomus litoreum includes the following:
- a CDS encoding cupin domain-containing protein; amino-acid sequence: MSDTDSGPRPLLRRAEEVEYEDVAAAEGMSKGVLVGEGDGAPNLAIRRFTLAPGAEVPKHTNDIEHEQYVLAGEYVVGLGDEEHVVRAGDSLLIPAGTVHWYRNEGDEEGAFICAVPTGDDSIDLLDE
- a CDS encoding HTH domain-containing protein, yielding MAANSVDSDRMAPPPDNSPVAEVTPAPPDGVSVTLWLRGSAPSVARERQNRIEARVAAFDDAGVPTAVEEWPDTVTDPSTDRQRAAVAAFDRFRAVAGMRGIRLDPFFECRSNPDGSRTIRFPVACLTIERDGELTGLYPCYVDGDHAAIEDGLDAVESGDPENLR